A window of the Cicer arietinum cultivar CDC Frontier isolate Library 1 chromosome 6, Cicar.CDCFrontier_v2.0, whole genome shotgun sequence genome harbors these coding sequences:
- the LOC101515029 gene encoding RNA-binding NOB1-like protein, with protein sequence MEESSSPKASCWSTIVKKDAPPPQQQQPLLLNTQHILEDTRNRHGISVAIVDANAVIQSGETLHSLADKFVSVPEVIEEIRDPVSRHRLSFLPFTIQTMEPSPESINKVVKFARVTGDLQTLSDVDIKLIALAYTLEAQIHGTKHLKDSPPPVQTVNVKRLPEKDLPGWGLNVPNLQEWEALERENEDNVNSNSRILPLQDLSLNIVPQDDLSVDGSVDHTAETPLEIHDGGERGSMRRKNYLPKKKVVNLEGKTVAEGINASQGEVEDNGGDWMPAVSRSTHRRFLRRKARREQYEALSSNQDPQDMEENIDGSVSEDAKASNQVHENNDEKHIENVVSKNDMISAENYGDEALSATLKQMTLEEGSLEALNEENALSLSPEELQSKNAGLLESVSDGSAIMDIKSCETDPVNDKSNYSEIASQTSEAADFSNADDDVSEQSWMVRSLSESTVACITGDFAMQNVLLQMGLRLLAPGGSQIHQLHRWILKCHACFAVTAEIGRIFCPKCGNGGTLRKVAVTVNENGIMLAARRPRITLRGTKFSLPLPQGGRDAVTKNVILREDQLPQRVLYPKTKKKANKDDDFFTPDNVFSHHNDKGAPFQAPVRKALATFSGRRNPNDNHYSRSKRK encoded by the exons ATGGAGGAATCTTCATCACCAAAAGCATCGTGTTGGAGCACCATTGTCAAGAAGGACGCACCGCCACCTCAGCAACAACAACCACTACTCTTAAATACCCAACACATTCTGGAAGATACTCGTAACCGTCATGGTATCTCCGTTGCCATTGTCGACGCCAACGCCGTCATCCAATCCGGCGAAACACTACACTCTCTCGCCGATAAGTTTGTCTCTGTCCCCGAAGTCATCGAGGAAATTCGTGATCCCGTTTCTCGCCATAGACTCTCTTTCCTTCCCTTCACTATCCAAACCATGGAACCTTCCCCTGAATCCATCAACAAAG TTGTCAAATTTGCTAGGGTTACTGGTGACCTACAGACTCTATCAGATGTTGATATCAAACTTATAGCGCTAGCTTATACTTTGGAGGCTCAGATTCATGGAACAAAACATCTTAAGGACAGCCCGCCTCCGGTGCAAACTGTGAATGTGAAGAGGCTTCCCGAGAAGGACTTGCCGGGATGGGGTTTGAATGTTCCTAATTTGCAAGAGTGGGAAGCATTGGAACGCGAAAATGAGGACAATGTGAATTCCAATTCGAGAATCCTTCCTTTGCAGGACTTGAGTTTGAACATTGTTCCACAAGATGATCTCTCTGTTGATGGTTCGGTTGACCATACTGCTGAAACTCCTTTGGAAATTCATGATGGTGGTGAGCGTGGTTCAATGAGACGTAAGAATTATCTGCCTAAGAAAAAGGTGGTAAACCTTGAAGGGAAGACGGTGGCTGAAGGAATTAATGCATCTCAAGGAGAAGTTGAGGACAACGGCGGTGATTGGATGCCTGCTGTCAGTCGTAGTACTCACAGGAGATTTCTAAGAAGGAAGGCTAGACGTGAGCAATATGAAGCATTATCCAGCAATCAAGATCCTCAAGATATGGAAGAAAACATTGATGGCAGTGTTAGTGAAGATGCTAAGGCTTCAAACCAGGTTCATGAAAACAATGATGAGAAGCATATTGAAAATGTTGTTTCCAAGAATGATATGATATCTGCCGAGAACTATGGGGATGAAGCCCTCTCTGCAACTCTGAAGCAAATGACTCTGGAAGAAGGTTCACTTGAAGCTCTTAATGAAGAAAACGCACTAAGTTTGTCACCCGAAGAACTCCAATCAAAGAATGCTGGACTGCTGGAAAGTGTGTCTGATGGCAGTGCAATTATGGATATTAAATCATGTGAAACAGATCCCGTCAATGACAAATCAAATTACTCTGAAATCGCAAGCCAGACCAGTGAAGCTGCTGATTTTTCAAATGCAGATGATGATGTCAGTGAGCAAAGTTGGATGGTTAGATCTTTGTCTGAGTCAACTGTGGCCTGTATAACTGGTGACTTTGCGATGCAAAATGTTCTTCTCCAAATGGGTTTGCGCTTGCTGGCACCTGGAGGATCACAGATACACCAATTGCACag ATGGATACTTAAGTGTCATGCCTGCTTCGCTGTTACTGCTGAAATTGGGAGGATTTTCTGTCCAAAATGTGGAAATGGTGGCACCTTAAGGAAGGTAGCAGTCACTGTTAATGAAAATGGAATAATGTTGGCAGCCCGTCGACCACGAATTACATTACGTGGCACAAAG TTCTCATTGCCTTTGCCCCAAGGTGGAAGAGATGCAGTCACAAAAAACGTTATTCTCCGTGAAGATCAACTGCCTCAAAGGGTACTTTATCCTAAAACAAAGAAGAAAGCCAACAAG GACGATGATTTCTTTACGCCAGACAATGTTTTCAGCCACCACAATGATAAGGGAGCTCCTTTCCAGGCTCCCGTAAGGAAAGCATTAGCAACTTTCAGCGGGAGAAGAAATCCAAATGACAATCACTACTCACGCTCTAAGCGCAAGTAG